The Drosophila sechellia strain sech25 chromosome 2L, ASM438219v1, whole genome shotgun sequence region CCACCACACTGGCCAGAATCAATTATGGACTTGGTGGTTATTTCCAAGAACACAGTGACTACATGGACATTAAGCTTCATCCGGTAAGTAAATTGTTGCATGTAAgtgtatattatttattatatcgcTAGATCATACACAACTATTAGGAACTGACTGAGGAAGGTGATCGACTAATGACATTCTTGTTCTACGTAAGTTCAAAACTCACACTGTACTATTTAACCAATTGAACTCTTCCAGATGACCGATGTCCTAGTGGGTGGTGGCACAATCTTCCCCGGCGCCCAACTTGCTATTCAGCCGAAAAAAGGATCCGCTCTCTTTTGGTACAACCTCCACAATAATGGTGACCCAAATCCGTTGACCAGGCACGCCGTTTGTCCCACCATTGTGGGCAGCCGATGGGGTTGGTAATATCTCAGTTCTCAAGATGATTCTCACAATAGAATATCCTTTTTTTAGTGTTAGTCAAGAGCATGTTGAACTACGAACAGATGTTCAAGAAGCCCTGCTACAAGTAaagaattcaaattttaaaACGATTCACTTTTCTAAATCTACACAGAtagtttttattgttattttaaatgcaaatgataTTGTGATAAGCTTAGGTAATATCTTAAGTGGCATTATGAGCTGAATCTTTTATAAGATTCGCATTGGTAAAGTTAAAATATCTCTTAGGTTCATAGCTAATCGAATAAAAATGCTAGCCAGCTTATGATGAGCCACAATATGAGCCAAATGACTGGCTGGGTCATTATAATTATAAGTTTCAGTTCAATGGTTATTATCCCCTCAATTAACATTTTCCTTTCCATTTGCATTCGATGGCTTACTGGGTGGCACGTAAAACCACCAGGCGCACGCAAAAAAGACCACGGATCCCAGTTTGCAGATTAGCGCCAATAGCCACATATATCTGTAGAAATTATGGgattatataaattaagttaTAGTACTTCATACTTGTATGGATGTAAGGACATACCGGCTGATATAGAAATTATCGTAGACCAGACAAGCTCCTCCGGCGTCCTTGTCGCAGGACTCTTGCCACAAAATGCAGGACTCGTCGATTAGGGCTCCGAAAATCAATGGAGCTGGTATGGTGCCCAGTAGTCGCACCTTTATCCACTGCAGACCCAACGCAAAGGATCGCTGATCATCCTGAACGCATCTGCAAACAAGAAGATTTGGATATTTGAAAGTAAATAACTAatgaattattaataaataataattattaccTCAGTGTGGCCGACAGCGCGGGCATGGTGGCAAGAAACGTAAAGATCATCAGGATGAAGCAGAGCGCCACGAAGAGAGGCAGGGTCTGGCACGTGGACTCGCACTTCCGGTTGGTGGCATCTGGCCGGAAGTGGAGGGCTTCCGAGGACTGACTGCCCTCGTCCACCCAACCAACTTGCTCGATGCAACTGCAGTTGTGATAGCGCTTCTGGCTGTTCGCGTGCTCCTCCTTAGCGCATCCTGCGTAGCATGGACTGTAGTACATGACGCCATCGACGCCACAGATGGGATCGTAGTTGGTGCGACTGCAGCCGCAGTTGGAATTGCAACTTGCCACCAAGGCGGGAGAATCGCTACTGGCCTGCATTTTATAGCCCGTGGTGACGCCGGCAAACTTCGGATTCGGACAAGAGACCAGAAAGCAGATGGTGAAGAGTGCTGCCACTGTGGTGGCCAACAGGCACATCTTGATGATTCCTCTGCAGGCCAGATTCCATTTCTTGACCAAGTAGCCACCGAGAAAGGTGCCACCGCCTCCAGCAGGCACCGTGATCAGACCCATCACCAAAGCCGAATACATGGGTGAAATGCTGAACTGATTCTCGATCTGCTTGGGCAGGAAGGCGGCGAATCCGGCTATCACCAGACCCTCCGTGGCTCCGGCCAGGTTCAGGAAAAAGAATGTGGGATTAGCCAGCAGGCTGAGCACCGCACGTGGCAGTCCCCTGACCACTTTACTGGAGTCATCCGCCTCCGATATGGTGGCATGTGCCTCCGAGACCCTTTCCAGCTGTAGCTTCTCCGCGCCGGGAAGCAACTTGGGATACCCGAATATGGGCAGGGCGATGAGCAGGCACATGGCGGCTGCAAAAATGAAGCCCAGCCACCAGGCACCAATCCACACCTTGCTGTCGCTGGTCAGGCTGAGTCTGCAAGGGGTCAATATTGACTCAATTAGAAAGGATCTAGCTTACTAAGGTGATTATTAGTTTAAATCGATTAAAGTATTCAAATCAAAAGCCAAAGAAATGAATACAAATAGAATGGCCATCCCTATCCCTACTTGGTAATTCATATTTGGTTAAAAAGCCCAACCACTCGTAAACATGTTcaaaatcataaataaaatttccatGTTTCCGAAATTATTTACGTACTGGAGGGCTAAGGTTGAGCAGACATTATGACTTATGGCATCACCTTGACAAAAAGCCATGCGGTTGAATCCGGCCGGATTGGGATGTAGATGGGTTTCTGTTTTGGTGCGACACTGCTCCGTTCCCAGCCATCCAACCTCCCAACGGCCCACCGTGAAGGTGAATCAAACAAATGCTCATTCTCATTCGCACCTTATTTCCTCGTTGTCAGCGGGAATGTTGTTTTATTACTCTCTGGAGATATTTACACGGCGAGGTGTTTTGTGGCATTTGCCGTTGCCGGGTAACAAATAAGCTCCACAGCATCGAAacccccattcccattcccccTCCATGCTCCACTCCCCCAAGGCCGGTATTAAAGTCACCTGCTCTTTATCTCCATCAGCACTCCCTTTTTCATCCGTTGGCGCTAAGTCGCCCGATTAATAACAATCATTTCGGGCTTATCAGATGCACTTACTGAACGGGATCCACGGTCATCCAATCCGTATAGATGAGCAGCAGTTGTCCACCGAATACGTAGCCAATCGCTGGTCCAACGGTGGCCATTGTGTAGTAGATGCCTGCAACAACGAACTTCTCAATTACGAACAATAAGATGTGCAATTTGTCAGGAATTCAGGAGTTATTCCAATTATCATTATCAGTTAGTCACATCTTTATTTTGCATGGAAAAGGCCATGATTTTGCTACTCCTGTTGGTACAGTGCGTTTCAAAGTTTTAAGGATAGGATGATATTTCAACATCAAAGATAATTGCTTCTATAATCTTGCCCAGTATGCAATATGTTTATTAGCTGGATGTGCCAAGAACTATTGAGGAGCAAGTAGCCATTCGGCGGATTGtgcctttatttatttatctttgAAACGCACCGTGCAATCACATCCTGGAGCAACTCCACCAGCCCCAAAAAGGGGAGCAAGCCGGCCGGAATGAAGCGAATTTCAATTGTCTCAATGCCAGACAGCGATATCCAGGAAGGCAAAGCGGCGATGCTGGACGGGTTTGATAATTTCACTGTCGTCTTCGGATGGCACGATAAACCTAACTAAGAGGCAATAAATTTCAGCTGCCGCTGGCTCTGGTCCCCATTCCAGATCCGCGTCTCAACTGAGTCAGCAACAATCTGGCTCTTTAAAATTGGGTCAAACGAGGGGGGAAAGGAGCGGAGAACCCTCGCCAGGATTGGGATCGAACTGGGAACGCTGGGCGGGGAGCGCGAGAACAAATAGCAAATAGTATTTACTCCCTTTGTAGCCGACGACGTCGTTTGGCAATAAGgcgcataaaaataaatatgcatgtGTGAGCGCAACTAGCAGATACTTTGATATCGCTGCCAGGACTCCACCAGCCCAATCCTGCCCAGAAGTGTGGGTATTTGTGCATACTTCATTTGTTGTGCGACTGCGGCAGACAAAAGTTTCGGCGCGTCTTATCAACGGCTGCGTCGTTTGCAACTTACCCAAGTAAACAGATGACATCTTCTTTGAGACGTTCTCATCGATATATGTGACGCCCAGCGTGAAGAGGGGCGATGCTCCGGCGCCGTGGAGCAGTTGAGCGGCCAGGAAGAGCCACACCGTCCAGGTCAAATTCTCGCCCTGCCCCTCCCCCATTGCGTTCAGTTCGCAAGCGGTCTGCAAAGGATATGCGAGTTAATCGGAGCAGGTCGCCATGGCAAGTGTGTGCTTACCATCTGGCTGGAGTTGGAGTTGAACGGCAATCCCGTTGGCTCGCACACATTTGCCTCGGCAATGGTGGCCCGGTAGTTGCCCACCAAGAAGTTGGGCAGCAGGAAGACCAGCGATCCCATGCCCATCACAATCAGTCCGATGGCGATGAAGCGCGGCTTGGAGGCACCACGTCGTCCGCCGTAGTAGGTAACTGGCACTAGGCAGGCGAAGGAGGCCAAATCGTAGCCACTGGCCACCAGTCCCATCTGCCGGGAGCGGAGTCCAAAGCGACGCTCGATGGTGGAGATGGACACGTTGATCAGGCCGTTCACGATGAGACCTGGAGGGAAAATATAACTTTCGAACATTAGTAATTGAGATAGAATGTTAGGaaaaactatatatttagATTTGCGACTGGGTTTTTTTAGATAGATACTCATTGGGAGCCATTCTACCATTACAAAGCAGTGTAGCATGCTATTTGGGGCAAGCTTAAGATGGGATAATTCCCAATAAATTACTGATTTATTGGACAAAGCTATTAAATAAGTAAACTAAGCTAATCCACAGATGGATTGGAGCTTTAGATTGATAAGATTTCGTCTCTAAGACACCTTTCGCTCAAAATTTCGGAATCCTTCTTTAAGGACCATCCCCCCGTGCTGAGTTATGTCATGGTGTTGTATGTTGTAACTTCATGGCAGACAATCAACAGATTGTCACCAAAAAATAGACCGTAAGGGTGAGGGCGGAAGTAGTCCTGCTGACAGTGGAGGGAGGGAAATTGATTGCCACGGGGGCGggtcataaattaaatatctgCACGACAAATTGGTTTTGAGGGCTTAGGCGAATTTTgtatcataaataaatatctgtTAGTTGCGGGTCCGCCCTCCCCCGCCAACTGCTAGTCCATTGTTGCTTAgaatatttcttttttctacaacaaattcaatttatttttcaataatCGCCATAAAGAAGAGGTCTGCTGGTCATCTTTGGCTAGAAAGGTGTTAGAAAGCGGAGGAAACTTCGTAAGAGGGAGCAGTGGATATATTGTTAGTGGATGGGGACACTTACAAGTCATTTACCCCACTAAGTGCAATAATTTAATAGATCCCAATGGAAACCTTGAGACGGGGAAGGTTTTACTCGGGAGTGGGAGGGCGAATGTGACCTTTGACTTGATGTATAAAGTGAAGTGTAGACGGCTTTATTGGATACGTGACAATCTAGGATTTTGCATGTGCATCGATGCATTTTCCTTGGGATGCGTGCGATGCACAGGGATACAAACTGTCTGCCTGATTAGCAGTAAAGATATTTACATCAAATtacgaaaaatttaaagagtAGAACTAACTGATTAGTACAATGACATATATGTATCTGAAGATTTATGCATTTATCAAAATTGATCTCTAGAATCGTAATATACACATGTTCACATCTTACGCATAACTGCCATTTCTAATTCACGCATATGAATTATACGACTAAATTACTCATTTCCATAGGAAAATGCTGAATTCGAAGccataaaaacaacaataaaccaTTTGATCTGGATGCAAGACGAGCGCGCGGAACGCGACCATCCAAAATTGTTGCGGATGATTTATGTTAATGCCGTGTCAACTGATTAATATTTTCGGTCACGTGCCGCCTCATCCGCATCCGTAAGCCGAGCCACGGGCGGCCGGCTGGTTGTTCCAACTCTGTGTCACCCACATCCAACCGGAAGCCTTCGCACGTCGTTGGTCAGTCGGAGGCGGGAGCAGGAGTCCATTCCCTCCCATCCCATGCAGCGGCGAAGTGCAACAGATGCCAGGCGGCCATTCGAGCTGCAAGAACTACATGGATGGACTCAGTTTGCTTACAGCACACGACCAAGGCATAAATACTGGGTCGGCATCCTGGCGGAGATGTTCGCGTGCAGCACTGCTCAACCGATCAGAGCAAAAAGAATCCTTGTGAACTATTCAAAAACTGAAGCAGCAGAGTATCGCAAGTGCTGAGAAAAGTAGGTCTTTGGTTGCCTCCCATGGATCAAGTACTTCCTCAAGGATTAGCCTCAAGAAAAACAGGATGATAATCGAATCAAGTTTGGGCTTCTAGCATAGTGTTCCCTCACGTTTGCATCTCCTGCACGCTGGCAGCCATCCAAAAGTAGTAGAGCCGAGTGCACTTTTGCAAATTTCATTCAATCGCTGGAACAATCGCTAATCCCCCGGAACAGCCATAAACGTGTCGTCAGCTTTCGTGAAATTggcaaattttaattaaccGCTTGAACCCATTAGGAGTGGGAAAACTGGTGGCGAAGCTGGGCCGTAGCCATGGGCACCAACCAGTACCAGCTTCGGCTTGGTTCAGCCGGGGATCTGGAGTTGGGTAAACAGCGATTAACattgttttgatttatgcCGCTGCCCTCTCGCTCTCCGGATCACGCCTCCCCACCTAATGCCATATTCCATATTCAAGGGACTGGGGCGACCATAACCAAATCCTTTGGAAATCGCTGGCTAAACTGGGTCCATTTACACTGCCAGGCGCTCTTTCAAACTATTCAAAGTGCGGTGATTTTTTGAGGTTAATGCATCCTCGGGCTAGAGCATCATCCGTACCCCGCCTGCTCCAggcattattaatttttaattcgCCTCCATTCACAGGAGCTACGGCCGGGCTCCATCTCCTTGCCCAACTCCGAGGGGGAGCTCTTATCTGTTGCACACAGTCCTGCTGGCCGAGCCTGAGAATGCCCAGGATGCTAATGAAGCGATGCGGATGTCCTCATCGCCTTCGCATTGCATTGTCTTGGCCAACTCGAGACTTCTCGGATACACAGGCTCGCTGAAAGTTTTCTTAGCAAAAGTTTGTCTTGTAATCAAGAAAAATATGGCCATGTTGATTCAATATACTCCAGATGGCAAAGGTGGATAGGGGTCTGCCttgcaaatattatttcaaGCAGGACAAGTAAGCCAAGATTTTCTTAATTATTCTAGTTTATCAATATTGCTTAAAGACTTTTAAAGCCCTTAAAAGTAAAAGGAGTTTCTACacatattatataaataatcatTGTCTACTGTCTTAGCCTCAATTATGATCATATCCAAatgataattttatatttattacatttttaaaaattctgtTACTCCACTGTGATAACAATGATTAAGTTAACCAACCGCTTAACCGAGAAGCTGTCCACAAAATTCAAGAAGCAAACGAGCGTGGGCGCAAAATTCGCGCGACGAACCATTTAATGGAATTAAGTAAGCAATTCGGAACGAGAAAATATATCACCTTGGAGAGCACCGCCCCAGCAGAGCCAGAAAAGAGCCCACTTGGCGGTGCAGAAGCGCTGAAGCCATGCCGGATTCCAGCCGCACCAACCGAAACGCTGGCACTCCGCATCCGAATCCGGTCCGGAGGAGGCGCTGCCCACTCGACTGGAGCGGGcactattgttgttgttcacATTGGAGCACTTGGGAGCCACCGCGGTGCTCGAGTCCAGCTCAATGGTAGCCTCCGACATGGTATCTTTCACTTTCTGGTGCCGCACAACAAGACGCGTTACGAATGCCACTGCGATCCGCACCGAACGACGGCCGGAATCTGACTGAGCTCAGATATTCAAACAGCAGCTCAGCTCAGGCCGACTTTGCTGTTAAGGACTCGTCGCTAACAGCGCGCTGTTGTAGGAAACCAAACCACCCTGCTGTGACGGTGTGCCTGTGCCGACACCCACTCGGAACATCTCGGATTCATGAATGAAACACCAACCCGCCCACCCACTCATTCAGCTCCGCTCCCCACTCACTTATTCGCACCTATCAACAGTTGTCATGGCGCTGCTTTCGTTAGCCGTATTATCTGGGGAATTGTGGGGCAACGATGGAGCAGGCGGGGAGCATTGTGACTCCTCTCTTATGGAATATAAATTATGTTCCCCTGTGGTAAATATTTATCGAACTTAAATCTTGAAACCTATTAAATTCTCCCAAAAGCACCACATTTCCTCCCACTTAAACTCATTTATAGTTTCATTACAACTTTCATGTTTATTCAataaatttttcggtttagtagtttttttttctaatttataAACTTATATTATGTAAAATAGGTACTAAACTTGCCAATGTTAAACAAAATCATAGCTattgacaaaaaaaacaaatttctgaTAGAAGAGTCTAAACAAATTATTCAATTGGTTTGCTGGTGAAttcagttggccaaaaaagcgGTGATCTAGTTTAAGGCAAACTTCTAGCGACCGGTAAGCACCAGAAATATCAACTATTTGTAAATTAAGTACAGTACATTTTTTAAGTAATTCCACTTAACTGAAGAAGATACGTTGTAAcattttggaaaatatttgaaaaatttgtttgcttttgacTACTTAAATACGTAcataatatatagatatatacacATATCCATATTGTTACACTTAAAgtattaaacaataaaatagtaaacaaaaacaaaatcgttaacaaagagcaaaaaaaatatatatatatcggaGCTCGGTGTAGCTTCGTCTAGACTCCCCATCTTCCAATAGAGAGTACACACGCGGTATTTACAAGAAATTCCATGAATCAAAGTATGTTTACATgtcattaaatatatatgtatctatatgtgtgtgtgtgtgttgcatttaaattgtatCTATAACGTTTAGGTAGGTCCATTAAGGGCTGAAATCTTGAAAAGTTGCATGGTTCCGGGAAGACATTGGTGTTGATGGGGATGGCTTGAGCAAGTTTACTTAGAGCAAAAGTGTTCGAATGTACACACCCTGTACTTAACTCATATGGTATGGTTTGGTTATAGATACACGTACAGTGAACGCTTTGGGCACTACGACAAATATCACATAATGAGATCAATTGGATTTATTTTGGgtacttttgttttcgtttgcgCTTCATTTCCGTTGTTAAGTTTTGGGTTGTGAAATAAGTATGTACGATTATTAATTGCACAATGTCATTGAACTTAAGACTTTCTTCTGTTTCATTCTTGGCTGCTGGGCTAATTACATTACAAACAAAATTAGTGGCAATTCGTAAGCTGATTAAGTACCTAATTTAAGTATGCAGTTATCTTGAAATTTTTTCCAATTCGTAATACTTCAGTTGAACCGATCTAGTTTGCACTTTAGATTTGAGTTGAGAAAGCGagaagaaattaaaataatgaattGCACTATACATAGGTGTTAAGTAATCCTATGGCGGGAGGATCACCCTTAATAAATTGTAACAATAGTGCTTTTCGCATAGTAAATATTAACTTAAGTAACAATGTGTTTCCGGTGGCTGTATTCTGATTATGGTTAATTTTTCAGTAAGTATTCATTTGAATCGGTAAGTACAAATTTTTCATCCACACGATTTTCGCTCCCTATTCCTATGCAACTTTTCTAAGAGTCAGCTATTAATGGCACACTAAGCCAAATAGTGTTTCAATAGGTTTTTATGGTTTgaatatatgtgtgtacatttaaaatgttgtttttacattttacattcATTAAAGTATATCCGCTTTTTGGGTCAGTACTCACTTCAGAAAAAGAGGACACGAAAAATAATGAACCACAAGTTCTTCATTTTGTACGCAATTTTCTTGAAGTGAATATTGAgcattaaatttgcatttgtatgCCCATAtgtgtaattaaaatatatttatattttcttgtattataaaacttaaaatgaatttaaccaaaaataaaacaaagttAGTAATAACTTGTGTACTTCATCATATTTTTTTGGGGGAGTTGGTACAGACCCCCATCtttcattatcattatcatccTTGACTTCCTAACCATTTTTCAAGGCGGGTGGGGTACAGTACGAAGGAGAGCCATGGGAATGCTGGGTGGGTGTTAGATTTAATCGTTTGAGTTGGGCGTTTTCACATTTCGCATCATTATTTGCTTTCCATTTAGTTAcgcatttcaatttatttacgCACCAAATATATCTAGTTGATCCTAGGCCCATTTAAACTATATTTGAAGCTGTTTCCTCTTGGTCTTGCTGTTTATCCTCTGGCAGAACGCAGTCGGCAACCTCGCTGTGCATCACAATTTCAATGTCGCCCAGTTCGGTGACTGCCTCCGCCTTCAGCGCCACATCCTCTGCCCTCGACAGCTTCTGCAGCGTGTGGAGCGTTTCCTCGTTGATCGTGTGCTCCGGCGAAATGTTTTCCTTTAGCTGGCGCTTCAGGCTGAGCGGGATGTACGCTGCATTACACTCCGGCGGCGATGGCGACTCTGTGCTGCTGGAAGCGGACGTTCCCGTGCTCAACTCACTTTGCGGAGGTGCACTGGGCGCTGCCTGTTCACCGCTGTTGTTGAAGGAGATGTTCTGGCGAAAGACTTGCTTGCTAAAATCCCTCAGCTGTCTGGAGGCTGTGTCCAGAAAGGACGAACTTCCCGTCTCCGTGCTGGAGGTCGTATTTTGGCTGGCGTTGGAAATGTTGCTGCCGGTCAGAGAGGCCCACGATGCAGGAGCTGTTTTCCGCGCAACCGAAAGAATTGGATTTGAATTGGTGGTGGTACTGGAGTCGCCTCCTACGACGCTTGTCGCTGCAGCGTCTGTCAAAGCACAAATTacagaaattattattaaaggAAATTTAGCAATATGGGTCTTTAAATTCTTAATTCCCTTAATAACACTTATACAGGAGGTAAGCAgctttaaaataattgaatgCAAAGTATACCAAAGTTATTATTAAAATGGAACATTTATAGGGaattctttaaatattattgttcCTTTATGACTAGAGTTATCCCCttcgtatatacatataaattacataaaaaaCAACTAACTCTGTGAGCTGTTTGTGATCGTGTTGGCAGCGGGCACGTGGCTTATTTGACTAGCCTTGGGTTCCGGCGAGGAGCCAATGTTGAATATTGTAAGCAGCTTGTCTACCGCCGACGGATTGGCTATCCATGATGTTTTCCGGGCACGCGTCTGTGGCGCATTGCTAACGGGCTCGGCAGGCGGCAGCAACTCTGGTTCACTTTTCAGAACAGGATTCGTATTGttcgccgcagcagcagcagaaagagCAACCACGCCGGCCGATTCCTTGGTCAATGTGATGTCATTATCGCCGAACACGGCCAGGGGACAGATCCTTTGTGGGACTTCTGGGCCAGAAGAGGCTACAGAGTCTGTAACGTCGGTGGAAGTTGATGTGCTTCCATTGCTATTACTACTgctcccgctgctgctgctactgctacCGGGCGAAGTTGAACTTGAATGACTTGAGGTGGGTGATATGGTCAGGTGCGGAGAAACCTTTTGCCCGGTTACCTCTACGGCTTTTGTACTTATGTGTGCGTCGGTGTTTTCGCTGGACTCTACAATGACCACACTGCTTACTGGCacggcagcagctgctgcctcCACAGCCTCGGACAGCAGGACCGCCTTCCTCGCCGATTTCAGCATAGGTGTGGGTGGTAGATCAATTGGTGGCGTATGTGGCGAAATCGGCGGCATCTGCCGGTTGGCCATCGGCACCTGGGGATCCTCGTAGATGCGAGACACGTGGAAGCGAGACCTCGGCGACACCGACAGCCGCTTGATCGTCTGCGTCGAGGAGGTAACAGATGCCATGGCGGGCAGAGAACTGGAGGTCGGCAGGGCTCCAACGGCATTGAGGCTGTTCTGACTGCCACTGGGCGATCCAATGGTGGGTATGGACATACAGCTGCTGGCCGAGCGTGGCGTGTGCGGGGGCGGATGCTGGGCCAGCGGCGAGATCAGTGGACTGGCCACTTCAGCCACTCGTGAAACGTGAAAGCGGCTGCGGTTCGGCGAGGACGACGGCGATATAGTGGGCGGACTTGGTCCCGGAGAGCGGAGACGGGGTCCACGCTTCACCTCCAACAGAGCAGTCGGTGTGGGCAGGGCGGTTGCTGCAGCGGTCGCGGTTGACGTTGCAGTCACCGTGCCAGTAGCCGCGTCTACAATCGGACGACTGTGGCAGGTCAACGAGATCTTCCGCGAGC contains the following coding sequences:
- the LOC6611413 gene encoding solute carrier organic anion transporter family member 4A1; the protein is MSEATIELDSSTAVAPKCSNVNNNNSARSSRVGSASSGPDSDAECQRFGWCGWNPAWLQRFCTAKWALFWLCWGGALQGLIVNGLINVSISTIERRFGLRSRQMGLVASGYDLASFACLVPVTYYGGRRGASKPRFIAIGLIVMGMGSLVFLLPNFLVGNYRATIAEANVCEPTGLPFNSNSSQMTACELNAMGEGQGENLTWTVWLFLAAQLLHGAGASPLFTLGVTYIDENVSKKMSSVYLGIYYTMATVGPAIGYVFGGQLLLIYTDWMTVDPVQLSLTSDSKVWIGAWWLGFIFAAAMCLLIALPIFGYPKLLPGAEKLQLERVSEAHATISEADDSSKVVRGLPRAVLSLLANPTFFFLNLAGATEGLVIAGFAAFLPKQIENQFSISPMYSALVMGLITVPAGGGGTFLGGYLVKKWNLACRGIIKMCLLATTVAALFTICFLVSCPNPKFAGVTTGYKMQASSDSPALVASCNSNCGCSRTNYDPICGVDGVMYYSPCYAGCAKEEHANSQKRYHNCSCIEQVGWVDEGSQSSEALHFRPDATNRKCESTCQTLPLFVALCFILMIFTFLATMPALSATLRCVQDDQRSFALGLQWIKVRLLGTIPAPLIFGALIDESCILWQESCDKDAGGACLVYDNFYISRYMWLLALICKLGSVVFFACAWWFYVPPSKPSNANGKENVN